ACAGAAGATGCCGACTTAAGGTTAGAGCAAAGCAAATCAAAAAAGGAATACCAGATGCTCTGTAACTGACATTTAGGGGACTTCAGCCCAGAGTGTTTCTCATCTAGTACCTGCAGACTCAGGAGCTCCTTGAATAGCAAGCAATAGTAAGTAACATCAGAGTATGTGCAAAATTTGTGTCGAGACCTTTTGTCAACATGTTTTATAGACAGATGTTAAGCCAGGAAAGCTCTGCTTATGCCAGGCAGCCACTGGGCTTCTTCCATCCTGTTAGCATCCGGGGCATTCGCCCCTCACCTGTTTTCCCGAGGGTTGTAGCGTAGCCCATGTGGGCCCTCGGAATCATAGCTTTTATGGTAGGGGAGATGTATCCACTCAGGTGCGTAGGTGGCCGTACTGTACACGAAGCACTGGAGGCTGTCCCCAGGGCCACTAGCACCCTCCCACTCAAGCACCCGCACTTGCAGGGCTGTGCGCTGGTACATGTTGGGGCAGCCTTCGAAGTCATCCAGGAAACGCAACATCTGTTCATCTACCTTGTAGATCTCACCTGCCACACAGTGGCCCTTGCCTGGCAGGTGAAGCAGCCATGGTATGTTGTGCTCGCCAGCAATCACCAGTGGGAAGGACTcaactgtgcagccctggcctcGGAAGGCTGCTGAGCCATGTGACTGGTCCAGCATGACTTTGTGGTTGGGCTGGCCTCGTTTCAGGGTGCCATACACGAAGATGTGGGCCATCTAGCTGTGGACGCTAGGGAGGAGAGAGCAAGTAGGCATGTCAGCAGGTGAGCAGCTTCCTCGGGGCATCCTCCAGACTTGGGGCAACACCATCACATTCACTCCACTCTGCTGGCCCagagtggaaggaagagaagccacaATGTCCTAGTTAAACCTCGCCTATGGACACAGAAGCTCATATTGTCTTCATGTTATGAAATGCTTTCTCTAGctatttaaaaaaactgaaagaggCACTAGGCCATCCTGCCTTGGAGTTTGCAATCTTGAACCTAAAAAGAGAAGCAAATATCACTGACTTTAAAAATCTGGGCTGGAGGCAAGGTGTGgtgtgacacatacctttaactctagcacttgggagggaggtaaatctgagttccagaccagcctggtctgcatagcaagccctaggtcagccaaggctatctagtgagacaaAATCTGAGCTAAGGGTGTAACTTAGACTCCAAGACTTAAAGGAAGAACACTTACTAAGCACCATGGTGTGTATATGGCAGGGAGATCTTCCATGTGTTCTAAGCACTCAGAGCTcaagtgatcctcttgcctcagattTCTGAGTAGCTGGCATTAGAATATCAGTACACCTGGCAAATGCTAAGGTGGGAAGAGCAGGTATGTCAGCCCCTCTGTACCACCAGGGCAGACTGATCCAGATCTCACAAAGATCTCAAGCACAGCCCACATATGGAGACAGCCCCTGAGCATCTCACGTAGGAGGTCAGAGTGGGGCTGGGATAGAAAAAAGGCCTGCATTTGCCATTTCATACCCAACATGTTCTCTCCACCTGACCTGCCATCCTCCTGAATGAGCCGGCACCGTTTCTGTCAGTGCATCTGACTTCTGCACTGGAGCCGTGCATATTCCTCTAAGGCACACAGGGCACTGGAGTAGGAGTGCCTCTCTagcatggttttgttgttgttggaattGAAAATTGCTCTGTGTGCTTTGTTTTGCATAGGGGCCTCCTGCTCAGGTTTCTGCAGTGGTGACCCAGCCCCACCTTTTCTGGAAGCCATCAGGATGTCCCTAGCCACTTCAGTGTTAGAGCTGTCCTTTCCTTGGACTCCTCAGGGCTGACAAATCCTGTCTCCTGGTGAACAGTGTGGCTGGAAGGGAATTGAGGGACTGTTGTCCTGAGGGGGTTTAGGTGTGCTAGGGATTTGCTGGGATGCCTGAGCTCTTCTTGTGTCTTGAAATGAGGCTCTTACATTCCCTGGCCCTTTGGTTTCTGACAAGTTATGATGGGGATTCAAGCGAACTCTTTGTATTCACTGCTCTGGGAGTTCCAGCCTGAAAGCTCCTTGGCATGGTCACTGGGAAGTTGGTGCCCtcacttcctccacctcctggaGGAAGGCAACTTTATAAagcaaaaaacttttttttcctctaattcCTGCAAGTTCAAGAGCCCAGACCTAGTGATGGTCTTATTACTGGCAGATTCCTAGGGAGTGAAGGGCACCACAAAACAGAACTTGATTTGGCTTTGGGTCCTGTTGGGCAGTGATCCCAGTACTGCTGTATGTCACCTCAGGGCTCTGTAAggaaggaggcatttcctcatttAACACGTTAGAAGCCAAGTCAGGAACCTCAGAGGAAGGTTCCAAGGCAGTAATGGGAGCTGAAGGCCTGATGCTCCTGCTACTCACAGGAACATGACTAAGTAGCATATGGCTTTGGGACAATTTTCTAAGGCTCCTGCTTCTGGCATTCCTCTCCCACCATTTGTTTTGAAtgtattttgataaaaaaaaaaaacaaatagaattttATGCAACTGTGATAAAATCTACCCAacagaaaaccattttttttttcttaaactt
The nucleotide sequence above comes from Peromyscus maniculatus bairdii isolate BWxNUB_F1_BW_parent chromosome 9, HU_Pman_BW_mat_3.1, whole genome shotgun sequence. Encoded proteins:
- the Ggact gene encoding gamma-glutamylaminecyclotransferase; translated protein: MAHIFVYGTLKRGQPNHKVMLDQSHGSAAFRGQGCTVESFPLVIAGEHNIPWLLHLPGKGHCVAGEIYKVDEQMLRFLDDFEGCPNMYQRTALQVRVLEWEGASGPGDSLQCFVYSTATYAPEWIHLPYHKSYDSEGPHGLRYNPRENR